Proteins encoded in a region of the Esox lucius isolate fEsoLuc1 chromosome 9, fEsoLuc1.pri, whole genome shotgun sequence genome:
- the LOC106023923 gene encoding gastrula zinc finger protein XlCGF57.1-like isoform X1: MDESKDPAPSVSTELRPTLSPCAGGNHDDREDSNHGDQRPELGSLQIVVVVKEEEEDWDCYDTAAGSPNQPPDCSASMSTEHGRSSSADRTKHSESGKKPRGKRKPEKTHSCLECGKKFVSTYTLRRHHAHTHTGEEKRRSHPSDTKGQSPSGQLRQQERNRGVRKTHSCPECGRHWQSISALKKHLRTHTGEKPYLCTECGKGFANPDSLRYHQNVNSKLKTEPTEITCCCGQEFSSKCVLEVHLKTDTGTKPYTCCVCGKRFRKESLKEHQRLHTGKIPYTCKFCGKGYYEKQPWKAHVRTHAEKPLCSVCGRISCNKYTFKIHERTHTGEKPYLCSECGKGFTSKGLLMTHERLYCTRGEQKRRAKPFHKCPDCGKDFTQANKLERHLRTHTGERPYQCSVCGMRFNQKGNLKTHFKVHTGGDPSLLADMEATLSPSNAADRPLDNRRKAGRPPRCLDQRGEKEAHDLPASQTDETQNLPTTQKPPISLRVDKHLLCPECGKTYPREYDLKIHLRTHTGERPYQCDECGKTFVRKQGLRQHRRSHAPKPMGPTRQLGRPPSMGSAGKRTNPSAHRIGRTKQKNH; this comes from the exons TCTAAAGACCCGGCCCCATCCGTCTCCACCGAACTCCGACCCACACTGTCCCCGTGTGCTGGCGGTAACCATGATGACCGGGAGGACAGTAACCACGGTGACCAAAGGCCGGAACTAGGTAGCCTACAGATAGTTGTTGTCGtcaaggaggaggaagaggactgGGACTGTTACGATACAG cAGCAGGGAGTCCCAACCAACCGCCAGACTGTAGCGCTTCCATGTCAACGGAACATGGACGTTCCTCTTCTGCAGATCGTACTAAACATTCTGAATCGGGGAAAAAACCCAGGGGTAAACGCAAACCAGAGAAGACTCACAGCTGTCTGGAGTGTGGAAAGAAATTTGTTTCTACATACACACTGAGAAGACACCAtgcgcacactcacacaggtgaggaaaagaggaggagCCATCCCTCTGACACTAAGGGACAGAGTCCTTCGGGGCAATTACGACAACAAGAGAGAAACCGGGGAGTAAGGAAGACCCACTCCTGCCCAGAGTGTGGGAGACATTGGCAGTCAATATCAGCACTGAAAAAGCACTTGCGGACCCACACGGGAGAGAAGCCTTACCTCTGCACTGAGTGTGGTAAGGGCTTTGCTAATCCAGATAGCTTAAGATACcaccaaaatgtaaattctaAACTGAAAACGGAACCAACTGAGATCACTTGCTGCTGTGGACAAGAATTCTCCTCAAAGTGTGTTCTTGAGGTCCACTTGAAGACAGACACTGGAACCAAGCCGTAcacctgttgtgtgtgtggcaagAGGTTCCGCAAAGAATCACTGAAAGAACACCAGCGATTGCATACAGGAAAGATACCTTACACCTGCAAATTCTGCGGAAAAGGCTACTATGAGAAACAGCCTTGGAAAGCCCATGTGCGCACACACGCTGAGAAGCCCCTGTGCTCCGTGTGCGGACGAATCTCCTGTAATAAGTATACGTTCAAGATCCAtgagaggacacacacaggagaaaagcctTACCTGTGCTCTGAGTGTGGGAAGGGCTTCACCAGTAAAGGACTCCTAATGACCCACGAGCGATTATACTGTACTAGGGGGGAGCAGAAGCGCAGAGCGAAGCCATTTCACAAGTGCCCAGACTGTGGGAAGGATTTCACTCAAGCTAACAAACTGGAGAGACACTTGAGAACCCACACAGGAGAGAGGCCTTACCAGTGCTCTGTGTGTGGGATGAGGTTCAACCAGAAAGGAAATCTCAAAACGCATTTCAAAGTGCACACAG GAGGGGATCCAAGTTTGCTGGCAGACATGGAAGcaactctctctccttccaacGCTGCAGACCGACCTCTGGACAACAGGCGTAAAGCCGGCAGGCCCCCACGATGCCTGGATCAGCGTGGTGAAAAGGAAGCCCACGATCTCCCGGCATCACAGACGGACGAAACCCAGAACCTCCCAACCACACAGAAACCCCCTATATCTCTCCGTGTAGACAAACACCTCCTCTGCCCCGAGTGTGGCAAGACCTACCCCCGGGAATACGACCTCAAGATCCacctcagaacacacacaggagagagacCATACCAGTGCGATGAGTGCGGGAAGACCTTTGTCCGAAAGCAAGGTCTGCGACAGCACCGACGGTCGCACGCTCCCAAGCCCATGGGACCGACCCGTCAGTTAGGCAGGCCCCCCAGTATGGGATCCGCCGGTAAAAGGACCAATCCCTCGGCACACAGGATTGGCCGAACCAAGCAAAAAAACCACTGA
- the LOC106023921 gene encoding zinc finger protein 665 isoform X1 — protein sequence MNPLSSEKEVLIDEIEQSLFTLTEDNLRFLCGREKDCKDGSEFKAMNHRLLRRKIMKEMWENTDSMKSDEQGMSWLLRLKEDIRRLLEDGTSLPTSRSRAGCHADHGGEDRIEQFEWCPSNGLKPAPGQEPPQPTSGLPKSQGYLPSTSPLLLGLKRVSVHLVDCRKMLGQSDHIIHKTTHSDKHPCGSSIAEKHNKTVSEMRPESHICDHCGKDFVTAINLHVHVQYLKRSSDSVTAGKPHVCIQCGKGFSQAGSLKIHWRTHTGEKPYVCQQCGKGFTESGPLKRHIRSHTGEKPFHCHLCGKDFIESGGLKKHTKRAHPGEEAMMVPQRSIPRGENLSYHCSKDDCRMSFATSRERRVHQRKHIQEKLLSMPNTKQHKETLSADSSHICDHCGKNFTARNLKRHLQYLQRSQNVKKSHVCTECGKGFPLPGSLKRHLRTHTGEKPYICHHCGKDYNDSGNLKRHIKTHIGEKPYHCSDCGKKFRVKISLEHHREVVHTEHPHRCGQCKKTFITVARLESHIKIRHPPNDPLKNPHVCSECGRGFPIAARLKLHMRIHTGEKPYVCPRCGKDFTQSGLLQRHMRTHTGEKPYHCSVCGMKFRCTKTLQRHHQENHKGETLGPIRMHQEPLPCPHCEEKFPTKALLKDHLQKTHNSRVHCPQCDKTFSTKANLLVHQRKHTGERPYLCPQCGKSFSLTGSLKLHLRIHAGEKPYHCTYCDKKFTSKSHCNLHLRIHTGEKPYQCSDCGRRFRDGNVLNNHKRTHTGEKPFQCHECNKAFAQLSSLKKHQETHRSSQPVSVRNPYLPHNQPLPYPYLSHNKPLPQPYPPQTSCYRVGPMGLVLGVCQCCQSPCLRMKALPHSVHCWVSLRRGS from the exons ATGAATCCGCTAAGTTCAGAGAAGGAAGTCTTGATTGATGAAATCGAACAGAGCTTATTTACATTAACCGAGGACAATTTACGTTTCCTCTGTGGACGTGAAAAAGACTGCAAAGATGGATCCGAATTTAAAGCCATGAATCATCGCTTACTGAGGCGGAAAATCATGAAGGAAATGTGGGAGAATACAGATTCGATGAAGTCGGATGAGCAGGGCATGTCGTGGTTACTCCGACTGAAGGAGGACATCAGGCGGTTGCTGGAGGATGGTACCTCTTTACCCACAAGTCGCAGCAGGGCGGGTTGCCATGCAGATCATGGTGGTGAAGACCGCATTGAACAATTCGAATGGTGTCCTAGCAACGGGTTGAAGCCAGCTCCCGGGCAGGAA CCACCGCAGCCCACCTCCGGCCTTCCCAAATCCCAGGGTTATCTTCCCTCCACTAGCCCCTTGCTGCTGGGTCTGAAGAGGGTGTCTGTGCACCTGGTCGACTGCAGGAAAATGCTGGGGCAGAGTGACCATATtatacacaagacaacacactCTGATAAACATCCCTGCGGCTCGTCTATTGCtgaaaagcacaacaaaacTGTGTCAGAAATGAGGCCGGAATCTCATATCTGTGATCACTGTGGAAAGGATTTTGTTACAGCAATAAATCTACATGTACATGTACAATACCTTAAGAGGTCGAGTGATTCCGTGACTGCAGGGAAACCACACGTTTGCATTCAATGCGGAAAAGGATTTTCTCAGGCTGGCAGTCTTAAGATACATTGGAGAACTCATACTGGGGAAAAACCGTACGTTTGCCAACAGTGTGGGAAGGGTTTCACTGAATCTGGGCCACTCAAAAGACACATTAGATctcacacaggtgagaaacctttCCACTGCCATCTTTGCGGAAAGGATTTTATTGAATCTGGAGGCTTGAAAAAACACACCAAAAGAGCTCATCCAGGAGAGGAGGCAATGATGGTCCCTCAGAGGAGCATCCCAAGAGGAGAAAACCTCTCTTACCATTGCTCCAAAGACGACTGTAGGATGAGCTTTGCCACCTCGCGCGAACGGCGAGTACACCAGAGAAAACACATCCAAGAGAAGCTTCTTAGCATGCCTAATACTAAGCAACACAAGGAAACCCTCTCAGCAGATAGCTCCCATATCTGTGATCACTGTGGGAAAAACTTTACGGCAAGAAATTTAAAACGACACTTGCAGTATCTGCAGAGAAGCCAAAATGTCAAGAAATCTCATGTGTGTACTGAATGCGGAAAGGGATTCCCTCTGCCTGGCAGTCTCAAAAGACACCTGAGAACTCATACTGGGGAGAAACCGTATATTTGCCATCATTGTGGGAAGGATTACAACGATTCTGGaaatttaaaaagacacattaaAACGCACATTGGTGAGAAACCTTACCACTGTTCAGACTGTGGAAAGAAGTTCCGTGTTAAAATAAGCCTGGAACATCACAGAGAAGTTGTTCACACAGAACACCCTCACCGCTGTGGTCAATGTAAAAAGACCTTCATAACTGTAGCAAGACTGGAATCACATATAAAAATAAGACACCCGCCAAATGATCCTCTCAAAAACCCACACGTGTGCTCAGAATGTGGAAGGGGATTTCCCATAGCTGCCCGTCTTAAATTACACATGAGAATCCATACTGGGGAGAAACCGTATGTCTGCCCTCGTTGCGGAAAGGATTTTACTCAATCTGGACTCTTACAGAGACACATGAGAacgcacacaggagagaaaccttaccaCTGCTCAGTGTGCGGAATGAAGTTTCGTTGTACAAAGACGTTACAACGACATCACCAGGAGAACCACAAGGGGGAGACACTGGGGCCCATCCGTATGCATCAGGAGCCTCTTCCGTGCCCCCACTGTGAGGAGAAGTTCCCTACCAAGGCTCTTCTGAAGGATCACCTGCAGAAGACCCACAATAGTAGAGTACATTGTCCACAATGTGACAAGACCTTCTCCACTAAAGCTAATTTACTTGTTCATCAAAGGAAACACACTGGTGAGAGACCTTACCTTTGCCCTCAGTGTGGAAAGAGTTTCTCTTTGACTGGGAGCTTAAAACTTCATCTCAGGATTCATGCAGGTGAAAAGCCTTACCACTGTACTTACTGTGATAAAAAATTCACAAGTAAGAGCCACTGCAACCTTCACCTGCGAatccacactggagagaagccgtACCAATGTTCTGACTGCGGGAGGAGGTTTCGTGACGGGAATGTCCTTAACAACCACAAGCGGacccacacaggagagaaaccgtTCCAGTGCCACGAGTGCAACAAAGCCTTTGCCCAGTTGAGCAGTCTGAAGAAACATCAGGAGACACACCGGTCTTCTCAGCCTGTCTCTGTCCGAAATCCCTACCTGCCTCACAATCAGCCCCTCCCATATCCCTACTTGTCTCACAATAAGCCCCTCCCACAACCCTACCCACCACAGACTTCATG CTACCGAGTCGGCCCGATGGGCTTGGTGTTGGGTGTTTGCCAGTGCTGCCAGAGCCCCTGCTTGCGGATGAAGGCCCTCCCACACTCGGTGCATTGTTGGGTTTCTCTCCGGCGTGGGTCCTGA
- the LOC106023921 gene encoding zinc finger protein 2 isoform X2, translating to MNHRLLRRKIMKEMWENTDSMKSDEQGMSWLLRLKEDIRRLLEDGTSLPTSRSRAGCHADHGGEDRIEQFEWCPSNGLKPAPGQEPPQPTSGLPKSQGYLPSTSPLLLGLKRVSVHLVDCRKMLGQSDHIIHKTTHSDKHPCGSSIAEKHNKTVSEMRPESHICDHCGKDFVTAINLHVHVQYLKRSSDSVTAGKPHVCIQCGKGFSQAGSLKIHWRTHTGEKPYVCQQCGKGFTESGPLKRHIRSHTGEKPFHCHLCGKDFIESGGLKKHTKRAHPGEEAMMVPQRSIPRGENLSYHCSKDDCRMSFATSRERRVHQRKHIQEKLLSMPNTKQHKETLSADSSHICDHCGKNFTARNLKRHLQYLQRSQNVKKSHVCTECGKGFPLPGSLKRHLRTHTGEKPYICHHCGKDYNDSGNLKRHIKTHIGEKPYHCSDCGKKFRVKISLEHHREVVHTEHPHRCGQCKKTFITVARLESHIKIRHPPNDPLKNPHVCSECGRGFPIAARLKLHMRIHTGEKPYVCPRCGKDFTQSGLLQRHMRTHTGEKPYHCSVCGMKFRCTKTLQRHHQENHKGETLGPIRMHQEPLPCPHCEEKFPTKALLKDHLQKTHNSRVHCPQCDKTFSTKANLLVHQRKHTGERPYLCPQCGKSFSLTGSLKLHLRIHAGEKPYHCTYCDKKFTSKSHCNLHLRIHTGEKPYQCSDCGRRFRDGNVLNNHKRTHTGEKPFQCHECNKAFAQLSSLKKHQETHRSSQPVSVRNPYLPHNQPLPYPYLSHNKPLPQPYPPQTSCYRVGPMGLVLGVCQCCQSPCLRMKALPHSVHCWVSLRRGS from the exons ATGAATCATCGCTTACTGAGGCGGAAAATCATGAAGGAAATGTGGGAGAATACAGATTCGATGAAGTCGGATGAGCAGGGCATGTCGTGGTTACTCCGACTGAAGGAGGACATCAGGCGGTTGCTGGAGGATGGTACCTCTTTACCCACAAGTCGCAGCAGGGCGGGTTGCCATGCAGATCATGGTGGTGAAGACCGCATTGAACAATTCGAATGGTGTCCTAGCAACGGGTTGAAGCCAGCTCCCGGGCAGGAA CCACCGCAGCCCACCTCCGGCCTTCCCAAATCCCAGGGTTATCTTCCCTCCACTAGCCCCTTGCTGCTGGGTCTGAAGAGGGTGTCTGTGCACCTGGTCGACTGCAGGAAAATGCTGGGGCAGAGTGACCATATtatacacaagacaacacactCTGATAAACATCCCTGCGGCTCGTCTATTGCtgaaaagcacaacaaaacTGTGTCAGAAATGAGGCCGGAATCTCATATCTGTGATCACTGTGGAAAGGATTTTGTTACAGCAATAAATCTACATGTACATGTACAATACCTTAAGAGGTCGAGTGATTCCGTGACTGCAGGGAAACCACACGTTTGCATTCAATGCGGAAAAGGATTTTCTCAGGCTGGCAGTCTTAAGATACATTGGAGAACTCATACTGGGGAAAAACCGTACGTTTGCCAACAGTGTGGGAAGGGTTTCACTGAATCTGGGCCACTCAAAAGACACATTAGATctcacacaggtgagaaacctttCCACTGCCATCTTTGCGGAAAGGATTTTATTGAATCTGGAGGCTTGAAAAAACACACCAAAAGAGCTCATCCAGGAGAGGAGGCAATGATGGTCCCTCAGAGGAGCATCCCAAGAGGAGAAAACCTCTCTTACCATTGCTCCAAAGACGACTGTAGGATGAGCTTTGCCACCTCGCGCGAACGGCGAGTACACCAGAGAAAACACATCCAAGAGAAGCTTCTTAGCATGCCTAATACTAAGCAACACAAGGAAACCCTCTCAGCAGATAGCTCCCATATCTGTGATCACTGTGGGAAAAACTTTACGGCAAGAAATTTAAAACGACACTTGCAGTATCTGCAGAGAAGCCAAAATGTCAAGAAATCTCATGTGTGTACTGAATGCGGAAAGGGATTCCCTCTGCCTGGCAGTCTCAAAAGACACCTGAGAACTCATACTGGGGAGAAACCGTATATTTGCCATCATTGTGGGAAGGATTACAACGATTCTGGaaatttaaaaagacacattaaAACGCACATTGGTGAGAAACCTTACCACTGTTCAGACTGTGGAAAGAAGTTCCGTGTTAAAATAAGCCTGGAACATCACAGAGAAGTTGTTCACACAGAACACCCTCACCGCTGTGGTCAATGTAAAAAGACCTTCATAACTGTAGCAAGACTGGAATCACATATAAAAATAAGACACCCGCCAAATGATCCTCTCAAAAACCCACACGTGTGCTCAGAATGTGGAAGGGGATTTCCCATAGCTGCCCGTCTTAAATTACACATGAGAATCCATACTGGGGAGAAACCGTATGTCTGCCCTCGTTGCGGAAAGGATTTTACTCAATCTGGACTCTTACAGAGACACATGAGAacgcacacaggagagaaaccttaccaCTGCTCAGTGTGCGGAATGAAGTTTCGTTGTACAAAGACGTTACAACGACATCACCAGGAGAACCACAAGGGGGAGACACTGGGGCCCATCCGTATGCATCAGGAGCCTCTTCCGTGCCCCCACTGTGAGGAGAAGTTCCCTACCAAGGCTCTTCTGAAGGATCACCTGCAGAAGACCCACAATAGTAGAGTACATTGTCCACAATGTGACAAGACCTTCTCCACTAAAGCTAATTTACTTGTTCATCAAAGGAAACACACTGGTGAGAGACCTTACCTTTGCCCTCAGTGTGGAAAGAGTTTCTCTTTGACTGGGAGCTTAAAACTTCATCTCAGGATTCATGCAGGTGAAAAGCCTTACCACTGTACTTACTGTGATAAAAAATTCACAAGTAAGAGCCACTGCAACCTTCACCTGCGAatccacactggagagaagccgtACCAATGTTCTGACTGCGGGAGGAGGTTTCGTGACGGGAATGTCCTTAACAACCACAAGCGGacccacacaggagagaaaccgtTCCAGTGCCACGAGTGCAACAAAGCCTTTGCCCAGTTGAGCAGTCTGAAGAAACATCAGGAGACACACCGGTCTTCTCAGCCTGTCTCTGTCCGAAATCCCTACCTGCCTCACAATCAGCCCCTCCCATATCCCTACTTGTCTCACAATAAGCCCCTCCCACAACCCTACCCACCACAGACTTCATG CTACCGAGTCGGCCCGATGGGCTTGGTGTTGGGTGTTTGCCAGTGCTGCCAGAGCCCCTGCTTGCGGATGAAGGCCCTCCCACACTCGGTGCATTGTTGGGTTTCTCTCCGGCGTGGGTCCTGA
- the LOC106023923 gene encoding gastrula zinc finger protein XlCGF57.1-like isoform X2 gives MDESKDPAPSVSTELRPTLSPCAGGNHDDREDSNHGDQRPELGSLQIVVVVKEEEEDWDCYDTAGSPNQPPDCSASMSTEHGRSSSADRTKHSESGKKPRGKRKPEKTHSCLECGKKFVSTYTLRRHHAHTHTGEEKRRSHPSDTKGQSPSGQLRQQERNRGVRKTHSCPECGRHWQSISALKKHLRTHTGEKPYLCTECGKGFANPDSLRYHQNVNSKLKTEPTEITCCCGQEFSSKCVLEVHLKTDTGTKPYTCCVCGKRFRKESLKEHQRLHTGKIPYTCKFCGKGYYEKQPWKAHVRTHAEKPLCSVCGRISCNKYTFKIHERTHTGEKPYLCSECGKGFTSKGLLMTHERLYCTRGEQKRRAKPFHKCPDCGKDFTQANKLERHLRTHTGERPYQCSVCGMRFNQKGNLKTHFKVHTGGDPSLLADMEATLSPSNAADRPLDNRRKAGRPPRCLDQRGEKEAHDLPASQTDETQNLPTTQKPPISLRVDKHLLCPECGKTYPREYDLKIHLRTHTGERPYQCDECGKTFVRKQGLRQHRRSHAPKPMGPTRQLGRPPSMGSAGKRTNPSAHRIGRTKQKNH, from the exons TCTAAAGACCCGGCCCCATCCGTCTCCACCGAACTCCGACCCACACTGTCCCCGTGTGCTGGCGGTAACCATGATGACCGGGAGGACAGTAACCACGGTGACCAAAGGCCGGAACTAGGTAGCCTACAGATAGTTGTTGTCGtcaaggaggaggaagaggactgGGACTGTTACGATACAG CAGGGAGTCCCAACCAACCGCCAGACTGTAGCGCTTCCATGTCAACGGAACATGGACGTTCCTCTTCTGCAGATCGTACTAAACATTCTGAATCGGGGAAAAAACCCAGGGGTAAACGCAAACCAGAGAAGACTCACAGCTGTCTGGAGTGTGGAAAGAAATTTGTTTCTACATACACACTGAGAAGACACCAtgcgcacactcacacaggtgaggaaaagaggaggagCCATCCCTCTGACACTAAGGGACAGAGTCCTTCGGGGCAATTACGACAACAAGAGAGAAACCGGGGAGTAAGGAAGACCCACTCCTGCCCAGAGTGTGGGAGACATTGGCAGTCAATATCAGCACTGAAAAAGCACTTGCGGACCCACACGGGAGAGAAGCCTTACCTCTGCACTGAGTGTGGTAAGGGCTTTGCTAATCCAGATAGCTTAAGATACcaccaaaatgtaaattctaAACTGAAAACGGAACCAACTGAGATCACTTGCTGCTGTGGACAAGAATTCTCCTCAAAGTGTGTTCTTGAGGTCCACTTGAAGACAGACACTGGAACCAAGCCGTAcacctgttgtgtgtgtggcaagAGGTTCCGCAAAGAATCACTGAAAGAACACCAGCGATTGCATACAGGAAAGATACCTTACACCTGCAAATTCTGCGGAAAAGGCTACTATGAGAAACAGCCTTGGAAAGCCCATGTGCGCACACACGCTGAGAAGCCCCTGTGCTCCGTGTGCGGACGAATCTCCTGTAATAAGTATACGTTCAAGATCCAtgagaggacacacacaggagaaaagcctTACCTGTGCTCTGAGTGTGGGAAGGGCTTCACCAGTAAAGGACTCCTAATGACCCACGAGCGATTATACTGTACTAGGGGGGAGCAGAAGCGCAGAGCGAAGCCATTTCACAAGTGCCCAGACTGTGGGAAGGATTTCACTCAAGCTAACAAACTGGAGAGACACTTGAGAACCCACACAGGAGAGAGGCCTTACCAGTGCTCTGTGTGTGGGATGAGGTTCAACCAGAAAGGAAATCTCAAAACGCATTTCAAAGTGCACACAG GAGGGGATCCAAGTTTGCTGGCAGACATGGAAGcaactctctctccttccaacGCTGCAGACCGACCTCTGGACAACAGGCGTAAAGCCGGCAGGCCCCCACGATGCCTGGATCAGCGTGGTGAAAAGGAAGCCCACGATCTCCCGGCATCACAGACGGACGAAACCCAGAACCTCCCAACCACACAGAAACCCCCTATATCTCTCCGTGTAGACAAACACCTCCTCTGCCCCGAGTGTGGCAAGACCTACCCCCGGGAATACGACCTCAAGATCCacctcagaacacacacaggagagagacCATACCAGTGCGATGAGTGCGGGAAGACCTTTGTCCGAAAGCAAGGTCTGCGACAGCACCGACGGTCGCACGCTCCCAAGCCCATGGGACCGACCCGTCAGTTAGGCAGGCCCCCCAGTATGGGATCCGCCGGTAAAAGGACCAATCCCTCGGCACACAGGATTGGCCGAACCAAGCAAAAAAACCACTGA
- the LOC106023923 gene encoding endothelial zinc finger protein induced by tumor necrosis factor alpha-like isoform X3 — translation MDESKDPAPSVSTELRPTLSPCAGGNHDDREDSNHGDQRPELGSLQIVVVVKEEEEDWDCYDTGGDPSLLADMEATLSPSNAADRPLDNRRKAGRPPRCLDQRGEKEAHDLPASQTDETQNLPTTQKPPISLRVDKHLLCPECGKTYPREYDLKIHLRTHTGERPYQCDECGKTFVRKQGLRQHRRSHAPKPMGPTRQLGRPPSMGSAGKRTNPSAHRIGRTKQKNH, via the exons TCTAAAGACCCGGCCCCATCCGTCTCCACCGAACTCCGACCCACACTGTCCCCGTGTGCTGGCGGTAACCATGATGACCGGGAGGACAGTAACCACGGTGACCAAAGGCCGGAACTAGGTAGCCTACAGATAGTTGTTGTCGtcaaggaggaggaagaggactgGGACTGTTACGATACAG GAGGGGATCCAAGTTTGCTGGCAGACATGGAAGcaactctctctccttccaacGCTGCAGACCGACCTCTGGACAACAGGCGTAAAGCCGGCAGGCCCCCACGATGCCTGGATCAGCGTGGTGAAAAGGAAGCCCACGATCTCCCGGCATCACAGACGGACGAAACCCAGAACCTCCCAACCACACAGAAACCCCCTATATCTCTCCGTGTAGACAAACACCTCCTCTGCCCCGAGTGTGGCAAGACCTACCCCCGGGAATACGACCTCAAGATCCacctcagaacacacacaggagagagacCATACCAGTGCGATGAGTGCGGGAAGACCTTTGTCCGAAAGCAAGGTCTGCGACAGCACCGACGGTCGCACGCTCCCAAGCCCATGGGACCGACCCGTCAGTTAGGCAGGCCCCCCAGTATGGGATCCGCCGGTAAAAGGACCAATCCCTCGGCACACAGGATTGGCCGAACCAAGCAAAAAAACCACTGA